A genomic segment from Cygnus atratus isolate AKBS03 ecotype Queensland, Australia chromosome 9, CAtr_DNAZoo_HiC_assembly, whole genome shotgun sequence encodes:
- the SLC7A14 gene encoding probable cationic amino acid transporter has translation MSGLVSRLDPRRVPWGAAGHALRARVLRTKPVESMLEGTGTAAGQGARLAKVLTTLDLISLGVGSCVGTGMYVVSGLVAKEMAGPGVIVSFIIAAVASILSGVCYAEFGVRVPKTTGSAYTYSYVTVGEFVAFFIGWNLILEYLIGTAAGASALSSMFDSLANHTISRWMINSVGTLNGLGKGEESYPDLLALVIAVIVTIIVAMGVKNSVGLNNVLNVINLAVWIFIMIAGLFFVKADNWSEGQFLPFGWPGVLKGAATCFYAFIGFDIIATTGEEAKSPNTSIPYAITASLVACLTAYVSVSIILTLMVPYDAIDTESPLMEMFVARGFYAAKFIVAIGSVAGLTVSLLGSLFPMPRVIYAMAGDGLLFRFLSHVSSYTETPVVACIVSGFLAALLSLLVSLRDLIEMMSIGTLLAYTLVSVCVLLLRYQPESDIDGFVKFLSEEHTKKKEGILADCEKEACSPGSEGEEFAGPPTNTCGAKNLPSLGDNEMLIGKSDKSTYSVNHPNYGTVDMTSGIEADESENIYLIKLKKLIGPRYYTMRIHLGLPGKMDRPTVATGHTVTTCVLLLFVLMFIFCSFIIFGADYIYEQSWWAVLLVVLMILLIVVLVFVILQQPENPKKLPYMAPCLPFVPAFAMLVNIYLMLKLSTVTWIRFAVWCFVGLLIYFGYGMWNSTLEISAREEALHQSTYQRYDVDVDPFSADDGFSYAAEGESYPGWGPAEDKGFSYQQMAGAKESHRTSSRSKSKGRHKPPSEALIANDELDYSPE, from the exons ATGAGCGGCCTGGTCTCGCGCCTGGACCCGCGGCGGGTGCCCTGGGGCGCCGCGGGCCATGCCCTGCGCGCCCGCGTCCTGCGCACCAAGCCCGTGGAGTCGATGCTGGAGGGCACAGGGACAGCTGCTGGTCAGGGGGCGCGTCTGGCCAAGGTCCTCACCACCCTTGACCTCATCTCCCTTGGAGTAGGCAGCTGCGTGGGCACCGGAATGTACGTGGTGTCCGGCCTGGTGGCCAAGGAGATGGCGGGGCCCGGGGTCATCGTTTCCTTCATCATCGCCGCCGTCGCCTCCATCTTGTCAG gtGTTTGCTACGCTGAGTTTGGTGTGCGGGTCCCCAAGACCACGGGCTCTGCCTACACCTACAGCTACGTGACGGTGGGCGAATTCGTAGCATTCTTCATCGGCTGGAACCTCATCTTGGAGTACCTGATCGGCACGGCCGCAGGTGCCAGTGCCCTCAGCAGCATGTTCGACTCGCTGGCCAACCACACCATCAGCCGATGGATGATCAACAGCGTCGGGACGTTGAACGGGCTGG ggaaaggagaggagtcTTACCCTGACCTTCTTGCTCTGGTCATCGCTGTCATTGTCACCATCATCGTGGCCATGGGAGTAAAGAACTCGGTGGGGCTGAACAATGTGCTCAACGTCATTAACCTGGCAGTCTGGATCTTCATCATGATTGCCGGACTCTTCTTCGTCAAAGCTGACAACTGGTCTGAAGGGCAATTCCTGCCATTTGGATGGCCAGGG GTGCTCAAAGGGGCCGCGACATGTTTCTATGCCTTCATCGGCTTCGACATCATTGCTACCACGGGAGAAGAAGCAAAGAGTCCCAACACCTCTATCCCGTATGCCATCACGGCCTCACTCGTCGCATGCTTGACAGCATACGTGTCC GTGAGCATCATCCTCACGCTGATGGTGCCGTACGATGCCATCGACACCGAGTCCCCGCTGATGGAAATGTTCGTGGCCCGTGGCTTCTATGCGGCCAAGTTCATTGTTGCTATCGGGTCCGTGGCTGGGCTGACTGTCAGCTTGTTGGGCTCCCTCTTCCCGATGCCGAGAGTCATTTATGCCATGGCTGGCGATGGGCTGCTCTTCAG GTTTTTGTCCCACGTCAGCTCCTACACAGAAACTCCGGTGGTGGCTTGTATCGTCTCTGGGTTCCTCGCGGCTCTGCTCTCCTTGCTGGTCAGCCTGCGGGACCTGATAGAAATGATGTCCATCGGCACGCTGCTCGCCTACACGCTGGTCTCCGTCTGCGTCCTGCTCCTCCGATACCAGCCCGAGAGCGACATCGACGGCTTCGTCAAATTCCTCTCAGAGGAGCACACCAAGAAGAAGGAGGGCATCCTGGCTGACTGCGAGAAGGAGgcctgctccccagggagcgAAGGAGAAGAATTCGCAGGCCCACCGACCAACACATGTGGGGCAAAAAACCTTCCGTCGCTGGGGGACAACGAGATGCTCATCGGGAAATCCGATAAATCCACCTACAGCGTGAATCACCCCAATTACGGCACGGTCGACATGACCTCGGGGATCGAGGCAGACGAGTCTGAGAACATCTACCTCATCAAGCTGAAGAAGCTGATCGGCCCTCGCTACTACACCATGCGGATCCACCTGGGGCTGCCAGGGAAGATGGATCGCCCCACAGTGGCCACCGGCCACACGGTCACCACCTGCGTGCTCCTGCTCTTCGTCCTGATGTTCATCTTCTGCTCCTTCATCATTTTCGGGGCTGACTACATCTACGAGCAGAGCTGGTGGGCTGTCCTCCTCGTCGTGCTGATGATCCTGCTCATCGTCGTGCTGGTGTTTGTgatcctgcagcagccagaaaaCCCCAAGAAGCTGCCCTACATGGCGCCTTGCCTCCCCTTTGTCCCTGCCTTCGCCATGCTGGTGAATATCTATCTCATGCTGAAGCTCTCCACAGTCACATGGATCCGATTTGCCGTCTGGTGTTTTGTGG GTCTGCTCATTTACTTCGGCTACGGGATGTGGAACAGCACGCTGGAGATCAGCGCCCGCGAGGAGGCCCTGCACCAGAGCACCTACCAGCGCTACGACGTGGACGTCGACCCCTTCTCCGCGGACGACGGCTTCTCCTATGCCGCCGAGGGCGAGAGCTACCCGGGCTGGGGCCCCGCCGAGGACAAGGGCTTCTCGTACCAGCAAATGGCGGGAGCAAAGGAAAGCCATCGGACCAGTAGCAGATCGAAAAGCAAAGGCAGGCACAAACCGCCCTCGGAAGCCCTGATCGCTAACGACGAGCTGGACTACTCGCCCGAGTAG